The following coding sequences lie in one Myxococcales bacterium genomic window:
- a CDS encoding sugar phosphorylase → MNATKIELQIEDALRFLYGPDRAALLTQQLLALVRHYQGKDAADRTAVPARRRTLAIDQRDVMLITYGDQVIENGRPPLMTLKHVLDAYFRSAINSVHLLPHFPYSSDDGFSVIDYTAVDPELGTWENIVDLTREYKLMFDAVINHISSKSAWFQGYLKDDERYDDYFIEADPKSDLTQVFRPRALPLLTTFSKGGTEKYLWTTFSADQIDLNFSNPKVLLEVVDVLLTYVKNGASLLRLDAIGFLWKEVGTRCFHLPQTHMVVRLIRLVLDLVKPAVMLVPEINGTLDENLPYLGNGSNEAQMIYNFALAPLALDAFARGDASILSGWLKQLPPASSTTTLFNFLASHDGISVRAAAGILDDSQIDRLVERTEGCGGIVNFRLDDAGNKKPYELATTLYDVINCGTEESTHLARFRCIHAMMLSLAGMPGIYFHSFLGTENWKAGYDKTRHARTLNRKKFSLQEFEALFDDPSSRAANVHDAMTALLKARTSEPAFSPAAPQFILDSRPEVVAIKRSRLDQSGCVYAIHNISDKPVIHAFATPVSGLDLLTAQPIGSVQEFPLEPYAVLWMFVSEGHGTENR, encoded by the coding sequence TTGAACGCGACGAAAATAGAGCTCCAAATCGAGGACGCCCTGCGCTTCTTATACGGCCCTGACCGAGCGGCACTCCTCACTCAGCAGTTACTTGCTCTGGTACGTCACTATCAAGGGAAGGATGCGGCGGATCGTACGGCTGTGCCAGCAAGACGACGTACATTGGCGATTGATCAACGAGATGTCATGTTGATTACGTACGGGGATCAAGTTATCGAAAACGGCCGTCCGCCCCTCATGACATTAAAACATGTGCTCGATGCTTATTTTCGCTCGGCCATCAACTCGGTTCATTTACTGCCTCATTTTCCGTACAGTTCTGACGACGGATTTAGCGTCATCGATTATACCGCAGTCGATCCCGAGTTAGGCACGTGGGAAAATATCGTCGATCTGACGCGCGAATATAAATTGATGTTTGACGCCGTGATCAACCATATCTCCAGCAAAAGCGCGTGGTTTCAGGGTTACCTGAAAGATGATGAACGTTACGACGACTACTTCATCGAAGCGGATCCCAAATCAGATCTGACGCAAGTCTTTCGCCCCCGGGCACTTCCTTTACTTACGACATTCTCTAAGGGCGGCACCGAAAAATATCTTTGGACTACCTTCAGCGCCGATCAGATCGACCTGAATTTCAGCAATCCCAAGGTGCTTCTTGAGGTCGTTGATGTGTTGTTGACGTACGTAAAAAATGGCGCGTCGTTACTCCGACTGGATGCCATTGGCTTCTTATGGAAGGAAGTCGGCACTCGCTGTTTCCACCTTCCGCAGACCCATATGGTCGTTAGGCTTATTCGCCTCGTGCTAGACCTGGTGAAGCCAGCGGTCATGTTAGTTCCCGAAATCAACGGAACCCTCGACGAGAATCTGCCCTATCTGGGTAATGGCAGCAATGAAGCCCAAATGATTTATAACTTTGCGCTGGCGCCTCTCGCGTTGGACGCCTTTGCCCGTGGCGATGCGTCCATATTATCGGGTTGGCTCAAGCAACTCCCGCCCGCGTCGTCAACTACGACTCTCTTCAATTTTTTGGCCTCGCACGACGGCATTAGCGTTCGAGCGGCGGCGGGAATATTGGATGATAGTCAAATTGATCGTTTAGTGGAGCGCACCGAGGGGTGCGGAGGCATCGTGAACTTTCGATTGGATGATGCAGGGAACAAAAAACCCTACGAGCTGGCAACCACCCTTTATGACGTGATTAACTGCGGAACGGAAGAGAGCACGCATCTGGCAAGATTTAGGTGCATCCACGCTATGATGCTTTCTCTCGCAGGCATGCCCGGGATTTACTTTCACTCTTTTCTCGGAACAGAAAACTGGAAGGCCGGCTATGACAAGACACGTCATGCTCGCACGCTCAACCGGAAAAAATTTTCCTTACAGGAATTTGAAGCACTCTTCGATGATCCATCAAGCCGAGCCGCTAACGTACATGACGCTATGACGGCTCTATTGAAAGCGCGGACATCAGAGCCGGCTTTTAGTCCGGCAGCCCCCCAATTCATATTGGATTCGCGTCCAGAAGTAGTCGCCATCAAGCGTTCGCGACTTGACCAGTCGGGTTGTGTCTATGCCATACACAATATCAGTGACAAGCCAGTAATTCACGCGTTTGCTACACCCGTCAGCGGTTTGGACTTATTAACTGCCCAGCCTATTGGCAGCGTCCAAGAGTTCCCTTTGGAACCTTACGCTGTCCTATGGATGTTTGTCAGCGAAGGTCACGGAACGGAGAACAGGTGA
- a CDS encoding glycosyltransferase, whose protein sequence is MPPLRMALTLTCCVVVASCSSISGDPARHSAPQQTGGLKLSKAVVSNPLGADVKELASARGVLSPLARLAAGSELYLMHPDVPASRWWPLAGTDATQLVNLDDLDIVSSTSLAPGYLGSVRDCPGYDFDAYTGRLQPVTHFSPNTEISIFGRDEAYLFNGASSYSISWIPKHCLSNAIPALTNKTIAIIHFGIPPGRTGGVEVNLEQHACELVQLGARVKFVGGVGGGNVQDCLGGNAVSETIRPEYSTAFPGEDAAAIKDSLIAFRDGKTETLPDSFRGQIAHVQELLKEDLEEVDYVIVHNVHSIPFIDNIAFPIGLQSAIAEWASEATSRRALFVAHDMPSGERTDLIQRLGLTLEEFNAGKRGGPPFDVFATRITDLVDDGSRSHWLKTQIGYGSISENQRDAAAVLYQTNASEISLTPTTGVNPRELQGADGLRSNVGLSGRVIDVLNRRNVLQADAVLVYPARLGVPRKRIELAVKATIAARTKNSAFQNLHLIVTGPWQSGRESHENSIRELRDLICRSGANEFVTLLAYELAKPLACGDTTVPAPVLPEFSEVAALMRLAGGLRNDSLAGFAFMTTEQEGGGMPQVEAVVAGTEVLTTHLDVFDNTLKGISSVHYFSNDADSNRIADTIIAELEKRFTSPATPQPTRSQAASSEIELLIKRYSWEYIVKDLLVPWLLGTRWVVEP, encoded by the coding sequence ATGCCTCCCCTCCGAATGGCACTGACTTTGACGTGTTGCGTCGTTGTTGCAAGTTGCTCGTCGATTTCGGGTGACCCGGCTCGACATTCGGCGCCTCAGCAGACCGGTGGGCTGAAGTTGAGCAAAGCCGTTGTCAGTAATCCCTTGGGAGCTGACGTCAAAGAGCTCGCCTCGGCTCGCGGCGTCTTGTCTCCTCTCGCGCGGCTTGCCGCGGGCTCAGAACTCTATTTGATGCACCCGGATGTGCCAGCCTCGCGGTGGTGGCCTTTGGCTGGCACTGATGCCACACAGCTAGTTAATCTTGACGACCTCGACATCGTCTCAAGCACGTCTCTGGCGCCGGGGTATCTTGGTAGCGTGCGAGATTGTCCCGGATACGACTTTGACGCCTATACAGGTCGTCTTCAACCGGTCACGCATTTCAGCCCCAACACAGAGATTTCGATTTTCGGGAGAGATGAAGCCTATCTGTTCAATGGGGCATCATCATATTCGATTTCATGGATTCCAAAGCATTGTTTAAGCAATGCAATACCCGCCCTGACCAACAAGACGATTGCGATTATACATTTTGGCATCCCGCCCGGCAGAACGGGCGGTGTGGAAGTAAATCTCGAGCAGCACGCGTGCGAACTCGTGCAGCTTGGGGCACGCGTGAAGTTCGTGGGCGGTGTGGGCGGAGGAAATGTTCAAGACTGTCTCGGCGGCAATGCGGTTAGCGAAACGATCAGACCCGAATATAGCACGGCTTTTCCAGGCGAAGACGCAGCGGCGATTAAAGATTCGCTCATTGCCTTTCGGGATGGCAAAACAGAAACCCTTCCTGATAGCTTTCGCGGCCAGATCGCACATGTTCAGGAGCTCTTAAAAGAAGATCTTGAAGAGGTCGATTACGTCATTGTCCACAATGTTCACTCGATTCCGTTCATCGATAACATCGCGTTTCCCATCGGCCTTCAAAGTGCAATCGCAGAATGGGCCAGCGAGGCTACCAGCAGAAGAGCGCTATTCGTGGCTCACGATATGCCTTCCGGGGAGCGAACGGATCTGATCCAGAGACTAGGGTTAACCCTCGAGGAATTTAATGCTGGGAAACGCGGCGGACCGCCGTTCGATGTGTTTGCAACCCGCATCACGGATCTTGTGGATGACGGGTCACGCTCTCATTGGTTAAAGACACAGATAGGCTACGGGTCCATATCGGAAAACCAGCGCGATGCCGCCGCCGTATTGTATCAAACCAATGCATCCGAAATCAGTTTGACCCCAACAACTGGCGTGAACCCTCGCGAGTTGCAAGGCGCTGACGGGCTTCGTAGCAACGTGGGTCTGAGTGGTAGGGTCATTGACGTGCTAAACCGACGCAATGTATTGCAAGCAGATGCTGTGCTCGTCTACCCCGCCCGGCTCGGGGTTCCGCGCAAGCGCATTGAGCTGGCAGTTAAAGCCACTATTGCGGCTCGCACAAAGAACAGCGCGTTCCAAAATCTCCATTTGATAGTCACAGGGCCGTGGCAAAGCGGCAGAGAATCGCATGAAAATTCGATACGGGAATTACGTGACCTTATATGTCGCAGCGGGGCAAACGAGTTTGTCACTCTCCTCGCCTATGAGCTAGCGAAACCTCTCGCGTGTGGTGATACGACAGTGCCCGCGCCCGTGCTTCCCGAATTTTCCGAAGTGGCGGCACTTATGCGGCTGGCAGGTGGCTTACGAAACGATTCGCTCGCGGGTTTCGCTTTCATGACAACTGAGCAAGAGGGCGGCGGCATGCCGCAGGTTGAAGCTGTGGTAGCTGGAACGGAAGTACTTACCACACATTTGGATGTGTTTGATAACACATTGAAGGGCATTTCGAGCGTTCACTATTTTTCAAACGATGCGGATTCCAATCGTATTGCGGACACCATTATCGCGGAGCTCGAGAAGCGCTTCACGAGCCCCGCAACCCCACAACCTACCCGCTCACAAGCCGCATCATCCGAAATCGAGCTCCTGATAAAACGTTATAGCTGGGAATATATTGTGAAAGATCTATTGGTGCCCTGGCTGCTAGGTACGCGCTGGGTTGTAGAACCCTAA
- a CDS encoding histidine phosphatase family protein, with translation MYTRPRTAKFPDPNVARARLSAKPRRHRLLLVILLFSFACTEQNRAFGDKTAQTESSPDVFRVRITKTTGKVWRLDPIRGRTVRAEASLEQPTGFVVADNPESTIVLADGSQHLFEVAPGDIEVLDELAYTFVANRLYSCRMWTAWPGASSSGSSIWQPTPFVALRTPLPIISRIGSYLVLANAMNGEAVAMSEYCIAQATDARFGGKHVWIGPLIDTAGISIQRPTDVPYIYEKVTKSALGFDINKAIRVIICRHGETFANAWGIFQGNSNETVVGPGLVKSIGNTGQEPSFEIGETVRYDLNDNGRKDAQALATAIQNVLFGRAKHVVILSSPLDRAVQTARVLAEATRRDITVLDDLHEASAPRWEGKHGDGEIRNADLSHALWVADPYKYSPPDGETANDVVTRVDNALRSIINLASPGSTVVVYTHKGFLLWMLERYLGSVADISESELSRQVGEESKHWKVRIPNAAWTELYLYEGRALLPDDGRSRPYYFPLNTPDLTPNATAIGELL, from the coding sequence ATGTATACAAGACCACGAACAGCAAAGTTTCCGGACCCCAACGTCGCACGGGCTCGGCTGAGCGCCAAGCCGCGAAGACACCGGCTTCTGCTGGTGATACTTCTGTTTTCCTTTGCGTGCACGGAACAGAACCGTGCTTTTGGAGACAAGACTGCCCAAACCGAAAGTAGCCCAGATGTTTTTCGAGTGAGAATCACGAAAACCACTGGCAAAGTCTGGCGGCTCGATCCAATTCGCGGAAGAACCGTGCGTGCCGAAGCCAGCCTGGAGCAGCCGACTGGCTTTGTAGTAGCGGATAATCCCGAAAGCACGATTGTTTTGGCGGACGGCAGTCAACACTTGTTTGAGGTTGCACCGGGGGATATCGAAGTGCTCGATGAGCTGGCCTACACATTCGTTGCGAATCGGCTGTACAGTTGCCGCATGTGGACCGCTTGGCCGGGAGCATCCTCAAGCGGTTCCTCTATATGGCAGCCAACTCCATTTGTTGCCCTGCGGACGCCCCTTCCGATCATATCGAGGATAGGGTCATATCTGGTCTTGGCAAATGCCATGAACGGCGAGGCCGTGGCCATGAGTGAATATTGTATCGCGCAGGCAACGGATGCTCGCTTTGGAGGTAAGCATGTTTGGATTGGGCCGCTTATTGACACGGCCGGCATTTCGATACAGAGGCCGACGGATGTTCCCTACATCTATGAGAAAGTGACCAAGAGCGCGCTGGGGTTTGATATCAACAAAGCAATCCGCGTGATTATATGTCGGCATGGAGAGACCTTTGCTAACGCGTGGGGTATTTTTCAAGGAAACTCCAACGAAACCGTAGTGGGCCCCGGGTTGGTTAAGTCCATTGGGAACACTGGACAGGAACCATCTTTCGAGATCGGCGAGACCGTTCGTTACGATCTAAACGACAACGGAAGGAAGGACGCGCAGGCGCTCGCTACAGCGATTCAGAATGTCCTGTTTGGACGAGCAAAGCACGTCGTGATTTTATCGAGCCCGCTGGATCGTGCGGTTCAGACCGCACGTGTGCTTGCCGAGGCAACCCGCCGGGATATAACCGTGTTGGATGACCTGCATGAGGCTTCCGCGCCCCGTTGGGAGGGCAAACACGGCGATGGCGAGATTCGTAACGCCGATCTTTCGCATGCGTTATGGGTTGCGGATCCCTATAAGTATTCACCGCCCGACGGCGAAACGGCGAACGACGTCGTAACGAGAGTAGACAACGCTCTTCGTTCGATAATCAACCTCGCCTCCCCTGGAAGCACCGTGGTCGTGTACACGCATAAGGGCTTCTTACTCTGGATGCTGGAGAGATACTTAGGCTCCGTTGCTGATATTTCGGAATCGGAACTGTCGAGGCAGGTGGGCGAAGAGAGCAAGCATTGGAAGGTTCGCATTCCTAATGCGGCATGGACCGAGCTCTACCTATATGAAGGGAGAGCTCTGTTACCAGATGATGGAAGAAGCAGGCCCTATTATTTTCCGCTCAACACACCTGATCTCACCCCCAATGCCACCGCAATCGGCGAGTTGTTGTAA
- a CDS encoding glycosyltransferase family 4 protein produces the protein MRIGFIIGRIGGVDGVALETEKWIHVLRRMGHHIAIITGELQGDVENVTVVPALSFGSPTAVSIQKKAFFGAPATEAELLSELERDSQAIEQELYTWATREKLDYLVSENANALPFHATLGRAIKRLIERTGIPCVSHDHDFYWERGSRYETPHACVLSLLKDCYPIDAPNVKHAVINKAAKAYLEQHLGITDTIVVPNVMDFDAPFGQSDAYNSDLRTELGLAAEDVLLFQITRIVRRKGIETAVELVHRLADPKVKLIVTGTDEDDTSGYLAELKQQAKRLKIETQVIFAGAHFANHRQQSDGKKIYALHDGYAHADAMTYFSTYEGFGNAFVEAVVAKVPIFVNNYKPVYWPDIGSLGFQTVQIENSELSDEAVEHMRRILRDPLLRHEMTDHNFELGREHFSYQALERLFASLFQ, from the coding sequence ATGCGAATTGGCTTTATTATTGGCAGAATTGGCGGCGTCGATGGGGTCGCACTGGAAACGGAAAAGTGGATCCACGTGCTTCGTCGCATGGGCCACCACATCGCGATCATAACTGGCGAACTGCAAGGGGATGTCGAAAACGTCACCGTCGTACCGGCGCTAAGCTTTGGGAGCCCGACTGCCGTCAGCATTCAGAAAAAGGCATTTTTCGGTGCTCCTGCTACAGAGGCGGAGCTGCTTTCCGAGTTGGAACGCGATTCTCAAGCCATCGAGCAAGAACTTTACACGTGGGCAACTCGGGAAAAATTAGACTATCTCGTATCGGAGAACGCAAACGCACTACCTTTCCATGCCACTTTGGGACGGGCCATAAAACGCTTGATCGAGCGCACGGGGATCCCGTGTGTAAGTCATGACCATGACTTCTATTGGGAACGGGGATCACGCTACGAGACGCCCCACGCATGTGTCCTATCATTGCTTAAAGACTGCTATCCAATTGATGCTCCCAACGTAAAGCATGCAGTTATCAATAAAGCCGCTAAAGCCTATCTGGAGCAGCATCTAGGCATCACTGACACCATTGTTGTTCCCAACGTGATGGATTTTGACGCGCCTTTCGGCCAGAGTGATGCATACAATTCTGATTTGCGCACCGAGTTAGGATTGGCGGCGGAGGATGTGCTGCTATTCCAAATTACGCGCATTGTAAGGCGCAAGGGGATTGAAACCGCGGTTGAATTGGTTCACCGCCTCGCAGATCCTAAAGTTAAGCTGATTGTCACTGGAACCGACGAGGATGATACGAGCGGTTATCTCGCAGAACTCAAACAGCAAGCAAAAAGGTTGAAGATCGAAACACAAGTAATCTTCGCAGGCGCCCACTTCGCCAATCACCGTCAACAGAGTGACGGCAAAAAAATATATGCTCTTCACGATGGCTATGCACATGCCGACGCAATGACTTATTTTTCTACTTATGAAGGCTTCGGCAACGCTTTCGTCGAGGCAGTAGTGGCTAAAGTCCCGATATTTGTAAACAACTACAAACCCGTGTATTGGCCGGATATCGGCTCCCTTGGCTTTCAAACGGTACAAATCGAAAACTCGGAGTTATCCGATGAGGCTGTGGAACACATGCGCCGCATCTTGCGGGATCCATTACTCCGCCACGAGATGACGGATCATAACTTCGAGCTCGGCCGTGAGCATTTCTCTTATCAAGCTCTAGAACGACTTTTTGCCAGTCTGTTTCAATAG
- a CDS encoding DUF1592 domain-containing protein, whose translation MRIDGWVWIGAMAIGILGGCSGRVAGAPVVPPEVGNTDLGPRRMALLTASQYLNTLLDVLPSTLSLPAESALPPDLKVDGFGSVGASTAALAPTGIEKYEMVAMDVASRLITVCPYHADRNQPVCEGWRQRRMAFFGCSDGELTDACVAEWVIRFGRRTWRRPLTDAEVSQMSALWKSLAIKFGDPWRGLEFVLSAFLQSPHLLYRVEYGEPDSEGTQWRYTGYEMASRLAFTLWDRGPDDALLAAAESGELLSADGVRLQVDRMLDDPRARYGLSGFLNEYLALDRVTDAPKDTLTYPELTNTLRVSMQTELRMLFEDTVFENDGSFLDLFVTHKTFLNPELAGFYGVPAPQEGWAEGEFPVAAKRGGWLSRAATLFANAHAVRTSPTLRGLFVRQNMLCQSVGSPPPNVVNALEIEPEGGPRTLRSQLEDLHAKDPVCAGCHQRMDPVGFAFENFNAIGKYRDLDNGLPVDSSTELDGIAVNGATELGAALSKHPDTVPCLVKRLYRYATGRIEESREGTAIKDLSAAFEADGYRFKSLVSDLLVSDAFRKVRAPLKDKP comes from the coding sequence ATGCGTATCGATGGGTGGGTATGGATTGGGGCAATGGCTATCGGCATTTTGGGCGGCTGCTCAGGGCGAGTGGCGGGCGCCCCGGTGGTTCCGCCAGAGGTCGGCAATACTGATCTGGGTCCCCGGCGGATGGCACTTTTGACCGCCTCACAGTATCTCAATACCCTCCTTGATGTATTGCCCAGCACACTGAGTTTGCCGGCTGAGAGCGCGTTGCCTCCGGACCTCAAGGTAGACGGATTTGGAAGTGTCGGTGCGAGCACGGCGGCGCTAGCACCCACAGGCATTGAGAAATACGAGATGGTTGCCATGGATGTGGCCTCGCGTCTGATCACTGTTTGCCCATATCATGCCGACAGAAATCAACCGGTTTGTGAGGGATGGCGTCAGCGACGCATGGCGTTTTTCGGATGCAGCGACGGCGAGCTCACCGACGCTTGCGTAGCTGAATGGGTCATTCGCTTCGGCCGTCGTACCTGGCGGCGCCCACTGACTGATGCCGAGGTCAGCCAAATGAGCGCACTTTGGAAGTCGCTAGCGATCAAGTTTGGTGATCCTTGGCGCGGACTAGAGTTCGTACTTTCTGCATTCTTGCAGTCGCCCCATCTCCTCTATCGCGTGGAATATGGCGAACCCGACTCCGAAGGCACGCAATGGCGATACACGGGTTACGAGATGGCGTCGCGCTTGGCGTTCACGCTCTGGGACCGGGGTCCGGACGATGCTTTGCTCGCGGCCGCAGAATCGGGCGAGTTGCTGAGCGCCGACGGTGTGCGTTTGCAAGTGGATCGGATGCTGGATGATCCCCGGGCTAGATATGGCCTCTCGGGTTTCCTCAATGAATACTTGGCGCTCGATCGCGTCACGGACGCTCCGAAGGATACGCTCACCTATCCGGAGCTCACCAACACATTACGGGTTTCAATGCAGACAGAACTTCGAATGCTTTTCGAGGACACGGTGTTTGAGAACGACGGAAGTTTTTTGGATCTCTTCGTCACGCATAAGACCTTCCTAAACCCGGAACTGGCCGGTTTTTATGGCGTGCCCGCCCCCCAAGAGGGATGGGCCGAGGGCGAGTTTCCCGTGGCTGCCAAGCGCGGCGGATGGCTCTCTCGGGCGGCCACGCTTTTTGCAAACGCCCATGCTGTTCGGACTTCGCCCACCCTGCGCGGGCTATTCGTGCGACAGAACATGCTCTGTCAGAGCGTAGGGTCCCCGCCACCCAACGTGGTCAATGCGCTCGAGATCGAGCCGGAAGGCGGGCCGCGGACGCTTCGTTCACAGCTTGAGGATCTCCATGCGAAGGATCCTGTATGCGCGGGTTGTCACCAGCGCATGGATCCTGTGGGGTTTGCGTTTGAGAACTTCAATGCCATCGGCAAATATCGAGACCTTGACAACGGGTTGCCAGTAGATTCCTCCACAGAACTCGATGGGATTGCCGTGAATGGTGCCACCGAGCTGGGCGCGGCGCTGAGCAAGCATCCCGATACGGTACCCTGTCTCGTCAAGCGGCTCTATCGCTATGCCACAGGCCGGATCGAGGAATCTCGGGAAGGGACGGCAATCAAAGATCTCAGTGCCGCATTCGAGGCGGACGGCTATCGTTTCAAGTCGCTGGTATCCGACCTCCTGGTCTCCGATGCATTCCGTAAAGTTCGGGCGCCACTAAAGGACAAGCCATGA
- a CDS encoding DUF1552 domain-containing protein encodes MSRINRMRRRQFLKGLAVSGASVSIGLPLLRFALNDHGEALADGSPIPTRFGVWFWGTGMRPSRWVPETAGAGDAWTLSSELAPLEGLKDYLSVVTNTWVTVDFDSMVDNRHAVGAAGVLTGDNLFPLKPGTMEHTVRQRSIDQLAADKLSSNVARRSMEIAVYPEAPSAFGGTLWDHISHNGPSAPNPAEPDLRAFFYRMFTNAQESYVNDARQSVLDVVQDQANELQNVLGAEDRIRLDQHLEGIRTVEKALASTSYCSLPPAPNNLQIVNGNREAIVERNAVASQLVALALSCRVSNVFNVMFSKPASNMVLNTLDNGSNSIHAMAHSAESARYDLMVHQSVIFVMEQLAVFLNTLKNTPDGSGNLLDNSVVYSSSDLSDGHNHKIEEMPMLISGKGGGRLRGNVHHRFAERTNASGVGLTALRAAGVDADAFGTGGGLATTSISSLET; translated from the coding sequence ATGAGCCGTATAAACCGCATGCGTCGTCGGCAGTTTCTCAAGGGGCTAGCGGTCTCGGGCGCGAGTGTCAGTATCGGTCTGCCACTCTTGCGCTTCGCACTTAACGATCATGGCGAAGCGCTCGCCGATGGCTCGCCTATCCCGACGCGTTTTGGCGTGTGGTTTTGGGGCACCGGCATGCGTCCATCACGGTGGGTCCCTGAAACGGCGGGAGCCGGCGATGCCTGGACACTGAGCTCGGAGCTGGCCCCACTTGAGGGTCTTAAGGATTATCTCAGCGTGGTCACCAACACGTGGGTGACAGTGGATTTCGACTCTATGGTGGACAATCGGCATGCCGTGGGCGCCGCTGGCGTGCTGACTGGCGACAACCTGTTTCCACTGAAACCTGGCACCATGGAGCACACCGTGCGACAGCGTTCGATCGATCAGCTTGCTGCAGATAAGTTGAGCAGCAACGTGGCGCGTAGGTCAATGGAGATTGCTGTGTATCCAGAGGCGCCCAGCGCTTTCGGAGGCACTCTTTGGGACCATATCTCGCATAACGGTCCAAGCGCTCCCAACCCCGCAGAACCCGATTTGCGAGCATTTTTCTATCGCATGTTCACCAACGCACAGGAATCGTACGTAAACGATGCGCGTCAGAGCGTGCTCGACGTCGTCCAAGATCAAGCAAATGAGCTTCAAAACGTGCTGGGGGCGGAAGACCGCATCCGCCTCGATCAGCATCTTGAGGGTATCCGCACGGTGGAAAAAGCGCTCGCGTCTACAAGCTATTGTTCTTTGCCGCCTGCTCCCAACAATCTGCAAATCGTTAATGGAAACCGAGAGGCGATTGTTGAGCGAAATGCTGTTGCTTCACAATTGGTGGCGCTGGCACTGAGTTGCCGTGTGAGCAACGTGTTTAATGTCATGTTTTCCAAGCCAGCGTCCAACATGGTATTAAACACCCTCGACAATGGTTCAAACAGTATTCATGCAATGGCGCACAGCGCGGAGTCTGCACGCTATGATCTCATGGTCCATCAGTCGGTGATATTTGTGATGGAGCAACTTGCCGTGTTTTTGAATACCCTGAAAAATACGCCAGATGGTTCCGGCAATCTTCTTGACAACTCGGTCGTCTATAGCAGCAGTGATCTGAGCGATGGGCACAACCATAAGATCGAAGAAATGCCCATGTTGATTTCGGGGAAGGGCGGCGGAAGGCTTCGAGGGAATGTGCATCACCGGTTTGCCGAGAGGACCAATGCCAGCGGGGTTGGTTTGACGGCTTTACGTGCGGCCGGTGTCGATGCGGACGCGTTCGGTACGGGAGGCGGGCTCGCGACCACGAGCATCAGCAGCCTGGAAACATAG